The Prinia subflava isolate CZ2003 ecotype Zambia chromosome 21, Cam_Psub_1.2, whole genome shotgun sequence genome window below encodes:
- the SVBP gene encoding small vasohibin-binding protein isoform X2, whose translation MDPGTGPRKERPKPREPAARLEKAKQRSAQQELKQRQRAEIYALNRVMTELEQQQFDSFCKQMQGSGE comes from the exons ATGGATCCAGGCACGGGGCCGCGGAAGGAGCGGCCGAAGCCGCGGGAGCCAGCGGCGCGCCTGGAGAAGGCCAAGCAGAGGTCggcccagcaggagctgaagcaGCGGCAACGGGCGGAG ATCTACGCCCTGAACCGGGTGATGacggagctggagcagcagcagttcgACTCCTTCTGCAAGCAGATGCAGGGATCCGGGGAATGA
- the TMEM269 gene encoding transmembrane protein 269 isoform X1 encodes MFWGGCSPSLVGTQWGVVGIFQSTKKLVLSEQAGRGRALEFLRKNAANGLSVANLLAGLSSILCSVNRQYQYSCWLLLLGFLLDLADGAVARQLDACSALGAKLDDFADFTTFGLGTALLLQPQGVLGGLLTLAYVLAVFARLCFFSSGIPFTYRGLPCPYASALLASTFLLTGGHVALLRVAAAAMILFMADCGFYPHDRVLESELWKKLVYAGGVVAVLLAPTAVAAVYCLAWATSYIVFPFALWSCKP; translated from the exons ATGTTTtgggggggctgcagcccctcccttGTTGGAACACAGTGGGGGGTTGTAGGTATTTTCCAGTCCACCAAGAAGCTGGTGCTGAGCGAGCAAGCGGGACGAGGACGGGCACTGGAATTCCTCCGGAAAAACGCGGCCAACGGGCTCTCCGTGGCCAACCTCCTGGCTGGGCTTTCCTCCATCCTCTGCAGCGTCAACAG GCAATACCAGTactcctgctggctgctgctcctgggcttcCTGCTGGATCTGGCCGACGGGGCTGTGGCCCGGCAGCTCGACGCCTGCTCAGCGCTGG GTGCCAAGCTGGATGACTTTGCCGATTTCACCACGTTCGGGCTTGGCacggcactgctgctgcagccccagggtgtGCTGGGGGGGCTGCTGACCCTCGCCTACGTGCTGGCCGTCTTTGCCCGCCTCTGCTTCTTCTCCAGTG GGATCCCCTTCACCTACcgggggctgccctgcccctACGCCTCGGCGCTGCTGGCCAGCACCTTCCTGCTCACTGGGGGACACGTGGCCCTGCTCCGCGTCGCTGCAGCTGCCATGATCCTGTTCATGGCCGACTGCGGCTTCTACCCCCACGACAGGGTGCTGGAGTCAGAGCTCTGGAAGAAACTGGTTTATGCTGGAG GGGTGGTGGCTGTCCTGCTGGCACCGACGGCAGTGGCTGCGGTTTATTGCCTGGCCTGGGCTACATCCTACATCGTCTTCCCTTTCGCCCTCTGGAGCTGCAAGCCCTGA
- the TMEM269 gene encoding transmembrane protein 269 isoform X3 — translation MWMVSPPVDEGSAWLWDTAKAGGIFQSTKKLVLSEQAGRGRALEFLRKNAANGLSVANLLAGLSSILCSVNRQYQYSCWLLLLGFLLDLADGAVARQLDACSALGAKLDDFADFTTFGLGTALLLQPQGVLGGLLTLAYVLAVFARLCFFSSGIPFTYRGLPCPYASALLASTFLLTGGHVALLRVAAAAMILFMADCGFYPHDRVLESELWKKLVYAGGVVAVLLAPTAVAAVYCLAWATSYIVFPFALWSCKP, via the exons ATGTGGATGGTGTCACCGCCGGTCG atgaaGGATCTGCCTGGCTTTGGGACACGGCAAAGGCGGGGG GTATTTTCCAGTCCACCAAGAAGCTGGTGCTGAGCGAGCAAGCGGGACGAGGACGGGCACTGGAATTCCTCCGGAAAAACGCGGCCAACGGGCTCTCCGTGGCCAACCTCCTGGCTGGGCTTTCCTCCATCCTCTGCAGCGTCAACAG GCAATACCAGTactcctgctggctgctgctcctgggcttcCTGCTGGATCTGGCCGACGGGGCTGTGGCCCGGCAGCTCGACGCCTGCTCAGCGCTGG GTGCCAAGCTGGATGACTTTGCCGATTTCACCACGTTCGGGCTTGGCacggcactgctgctgcagccccagggtgtGCTGGGGGGGCTGCTGACCCTCGCCTACGTGCTGGCCGTCTTTGCCCGCCTCTGCTTCTTCTCCAGTG GGATCCCCTTCACCTACcgggggctgccctgcccctACGCCTCGGCGCTGCTGGCCAGCACCTTCCTGCTCACTGGGGGACACGTGGCCCTGCTCCGCGTCGCTGCAGCTGCCATGATCCTGTTCATGGCCGACTGCGGCTTCTACCCCCACGACAGGGTGCTGGAGTCAGAGCTCTGGAAGAAACTGGTTTATGCTGGAG GGGTGGTGGCTGTCCTGCTGGCACCGACGGCAGTGGCTGCGGTTTATTGCCTGGCCTGGGCTACATCCTACATCGTCTTCCCTTTCGCCCTCTGGAGCTGCAAGCCCTGA
- the TMEM269 gene encoding transmembrane protein 269 isoform X2 codes for MWMVSPPVGIFQSTKKLVLSEQAGRGRALEFLRKNAANGLSVANLLAGLSSILCSVNRQYQYSCWLLLLGFLLDLADGAVARQLDACSALGAKLDDFADFTTFGLGTALLLQPQGVLGGLLTLAYVLAVFARLCFFSSGIPFTYRGLPCPYASALLASTFLLTGGHVALLRVAAAAMILFMADCGFYPHDRVLESELWKKLVYAGGVVAVLLAPTAVAAVYCLAWATSYIVFPFALWSCKP; via the exons ATGTGGATGGTGTCACCGCCGGTCG GTATTTTCCAGTCCACCAAGAAGCTGGTGCTGAGCGAGCAAGCGGGACGAGGACGGGCACTGGAATTCCTCCGGAAAAACGCGGCCAACGGGCTCTCCGTGGCCAACCTCCTGGCTGGGCTTTCCTCCATCCTCTGCAGCGTCAACAG GCAATACCAGTactcctgctggctgctgctcctgggcttcCTGCTGGATCTGGCCGACGGGGCTGTGGCCCGGCAGCTCGACGCCTGCTCAGCGCTGG GTGCCAAGCTGGATGACTTTGCCGATTTCACCACGTTCGGGCTTGGCacggcactgctgctgcagccccagggtgtGCTGGGGGGGCTGCTGACCCTCGCCTACGTGCTGGCCGTCTTTGCCCGCCTCTGCTTCTTCTCCAGTG GGATCCCCTTCACCTACcgggggctgccctgcccctACGCCTCGGCGCTGCTGGCCAGCACCTTCCTGCTCACTGGGGGACACGTGGCCCTGCTCCGCGTCGCTGCAGCTGCCATGATCCTGTTCATGGCCGACTGCGGCTTCTACCCCCACGACAGGGTGCTGGAGTCAGAGCTCTGGAAGAAACTGGTTTATGCTGGAG GGGTGGTGGCTGTCCTGCTGGCACCGACGGCAGTGGCTGCGGTTTATTGCCTGGCCTGGGCTACATCCTACATCGTCTTCCCTTTCGCCCTCTGGAGCTGCAAGCCCTGA
- the SVBP gene encoding small vasohibin-binding protein isoform X1 encodes MGAVWVGPGSPGDPPRVAAMDPGTGPRKERPKPREPAARLEKAKQRSAQQELKQRQRAEIYALNRVMTELEQQQFDSFCKQMQGSGE; translated from the exons ATGGGGGCCGTGTGGGTGGGTCCGGGGTCCCCAGGTGACCCCCCCCGTGTCGCAGCCATGGATCCAGGCACGGGGCCGCGGAAGGAGCGGCCGAAGCCGCGGGAGCCAGCGGCGCGCCTGGAGAAGGCCAAGCAGAGGTCggcccagcaggagctgaagcaGCGGCAACGGGCGGAG ATCTACGCCCTGAACCGGGTGATGacggagctggagcagcagcagttcgACTCCTTCTGCAAGCAGATGCAGGGATCCGGGGAATGA
- the LOC134560870 gene encoding E3 ubiquitin-protein ligase TRIM62 codes for MACSLKDELLCSICLSIYQDPVGLGCEHYFCRRCITEHWVRQEPQGTRDCPECRRTFPEPTLAPSLKLANIVERYSAFPLDAILGAQRSPFPCKDHEKVKLFCLTDRAIVCFFCDEPAMHEQHQVTNVDDAFEELQRELKEQLQGLQESERGHTEALQLLKKQLAETKSSAKSLRVTIGEAFERLHRLLRERQKAMLEELEADTARTLSDIEHKIQCYSQQLRKVQEGTQILQERLAEADKHVFLAGVASLSERLKGKIHETNLTYEDFPTSKYMGPLQYTIWKSLFQDIHPVPAALTLDPGTAHHRLILSDDCTIVAYGNLHPQPLQDSPRRFDVEVSVLGAEAFGAGVHYWEVVVSEKTQWMIGLAHEAVTRKGSIQIQPSRGFYCIVMHDGNQYSACTEPWTRLNVKGKLEKVGVFLDYDKGLLIFYNADDMSWLYTFRERFPGKLCSYFSPGQSHANGKNVQPLRINTVRI; via the exons ATGGCGTGCAGCCTCAAGGACgagctgctgtgctccatcTGCCTGAGCATCTACCAGGACCCGGTGGGGCTGGGCTGCGAGCACTACTTCTGCCGCCGCTGCATCACCGAGCACTGGGTGCGCCAGGAGCCACAGGGCACCCGTGACTGCCCCGAGTGCCGCCGCACCTTCCCTGAGCCCACGCTGGCCCCCAGCCTCAAGCTGGCCAACATCGTGGAGCGCTACAGCGCCTTCCCCCTGGACGCCATCCTGGGGGCCCAGCGCAGCCCCTTCCCTTGCAAAGACCATGAGAAGGTGAAGCTCTTCTGCCTCACCGACCGTGCCATCGTCTGCTTCTTCTGTGACGAGCCAGCCATGCACGAGCAGCACCAGGTCACCAATGTGGATGATGCCTtcgaggagctgcag cgggagctgaaggagcagctccaggggctaCAGGAGAGCGAGCGTGGCCACACAgaagccctgcagctcctcaagaAGCAGCTGGCTGAGACCAAG TCCTCAGCCAAGAGCCTGCGGGTGACGATCGGGGAGGCGTTCGAGCGGCTGCACCGGCTGCTGCGGGAGCGGCAGAAGGCgatgctggaggagctggaggctgaCACGGCGCGGACGCTCAGTGACATTGAGCACAAGATCCAGTGCTACAGCCAGCAGCTCCGCAAGGTCCAGGAGGGCACCCAGATCCTGCAGGAGCGCCTGGCCGAGGCAGATAAACACGTCTTCCTGGCTGGTGTGGCATCCCTCTCCGAGAG GCTGAAGGGAAAGATCCATGAGACCAACCTGACCTATGAGGACTTTCCCACCTCCAAGTACATGGGCCCGCTGCAGTACACCATCTGGAAATCCCTCTTCCAGGACATCCATCCTG tgccagcagcgcTGACGCTGgaccctggcactgcccaccaCCGCCTCATCCTGTCGGACGACTGCACCATCGTGGCCTACGGCAACCTACACCCGCAGCCACTGCAGGACTCGCCCCGGCGCTTTGACGTGGAGGTGTCAGTGCTGGGCGCCGAGGCCTTTGGCGCTGGGGTGCACTACTGGGAGGTGGTGGTATCTGAAAAAACCCAGTGGATGATCGGCCTGGCCCATGAGGCCGTGACCCGCAAGGGCAGCATCCAGATCCAGCCAAGCCGCGGGTTCTACTGCATCGTGATGCACGACGGGAACCAGTACAGcgcctgcacagagccctggacGCGGCTTAACGTCAAGGGCAAGCTGGAGAAGGTGGGCGTCTTCCTGGACTACGACAAGGGGCTCCTCATCTTCTACAATGCCGACGACATGTCCTGGCTCTACACCTTCCGGGAGAGGTTTCCTGGGAAGCTGTGCTCGTATTTTAGTCCTGGGCAGAGTCATGCCAACGGGAAGAACGTCCAGCCGCTGCGGATCAACACTGTCCGTATCTAA
- the CELA3B gene encoding chymotrypsin-like elastase family member 3B, which yields MAAMLSLVLLLVAGGVHAAVLPDSRVVNGQDAEPYSWPWQISLQYERDGTFHHTCGGTLIAANWVMTAAHCISKSRKYQVVLGEYDMSAGEGPEQRIPVNSDDIFVHPKWLSFCAACGNDIALMKLQRPAALSAEVQVGRLPPAGSILPNGYPCVLSGWGRLTTGGSLPDRLQQAELPVVDYEHCTQPDWWGALAIRQTMICAGGAEKAGCNGDSGGPLNCQAEDGTWEVHGIASFVSALGCNAAKKPTVFTRVSAFEDWIAETMRDN from the exons ATGGCTGCAATGCTGAGCCTCgtcctgctgctggtggccgGCG GTGTTCACGCCGCGGTGCTGCCGGACTCCCGGGTGGTCAATGGGCAAGATGCGGAGCCCTACAGCTGGCCCTGGCAG ATCTCGCTGCAGTACGAGCGGGACGGCACCTTCCACCACACCTGCGGGGGCACCTTGATCGCTGCCAACTGGGTGATGACGGCCGCGCACTGCATCTC caaatCCCGCAAGTACCAGGTGGTGCTGGGCGAGTACGACATGAGCGCCGGGGAGGGCCCCGAGCAGCGCATCCCCGTCAACTCCGATGACATCTTTGTGCACCCCAAGTGGCTCAGCTTCTGCGCGGCCTGCGG CAATGACATCGCCCTGATGAAGCTGCAGCGCCCGGCCGCGCTCTCGGCGGAGGTGCAGGTGGGGCGGCTGCCGCCCGCAGGCTCCATCCTGCCCAACGGGTACCCCTGCGTGCTCAGCGGCTGGGGACGGCTCACCA CTGGGGGGTCACTGCCGGAccggctgcagcaggcagagctgcctgtggtgGACTATGAGCACTGCACCCAGCCCGACTGGTGGGGGGCCCTGGCAATCCGCCAAACCATGATCTGTGCCGGCGGTGCTGAGAAGGCTGGATGCAAT GGCGACTCTGGGGGCCCCCTGAACTGCCAGGCTGAGGATGGGACCTGGGAGGTCCATGGCATTGCCAGCTTCGTGTCGGCCCTGGGCTGCAATGCTGCCAAGAAACCCACTGTGTTCACCCGAGTGTCTGCCTTCGAGGACTGGATTGCAGAG ACCATGAGAGACAACTGA